DNA sequence from the Hippopotamus amphibius kiboko isolate mHipAmp2 chromosome 1, mHipAmp2.hap2, whole genome shotgun sequence genome:
CTGGCCCAGCCAGACAAAATGGTTCTTGGTTCCCTGACTTACCATCATTCATCTCCTCTGAGAGCCCCTACAGAAGAGTTACCACAGCATACAGCCAAAGCAAACTTTGTCTTCAGGGTGAGGTCCACATTCTACGGCTTTATTACCTCTGACATGAATTTCTAGCAGATCCTATCACATTAGTTCAGTGCAATTACCAGAAATATTAACTGGATACTTTCACTGTAGGTAGTCCACAGTATAAACAGGGACAGCATGCAGAGGTGACCCCCATAGCCCCAAGAGGTCTCAGAGCTTTTGAAAACACAACACTCCTCTAGGATTTCAAAAAACTACCTTCCCTGTAGATAATACAGCACAGGTCATTTCCCCTTGAATCTCACAACATTACCCCCTATAGCATCATCTTATTCTCAGGCCTATTCTATTTCTCTACAAGAGCTGTGCTTTAACATCACATACTTAAGACAAATCCTCATTTCTCAACTTTATGGTCAAGGCttcatatatctgaaaagaaaacagaaagtaaaacaatTCTCTAGTGCTATTTTTCTAGAAGAGGAAACATAGCAGATTATAATCCAGTCACAggtactatacacacacacacacacacacacacacacacacacacacacacaatgtttacCAGATAACCCTTATCATTGTTAATAACTCGAGAAAGCCAACCATGTGAtattgcgggggggggggggggaatgtgaAAAACGCATGACTTTGTGGAAGACCCCTTGACTACTATCTCACCTCATTTTGAGTAACAGCTTCGTTTTTTAGAATAATCAGGTTCCCAGCACTCTGCCCACTCTGGCCTGTGAGGTGCCTGCTGTCACCTGCTGCTGCTTGGGCTCCCCCAGGTCCCGGTCCTGTCTGCGCCCCTGTGTTGTAAAACATGAACGTGTCACTCCCTGAGCCTGCTGTCAGACAGGCCTTGTAGCAGTAGGTCTTGGTGAGGGAGCCGTTCCCTCGCACTTCAATGAAGTGAGGCTGCACTTTGAGGCCGTGTGGTATCCTGGCATCAATATTGTTGTTGGCCTGTTTGTAGAGTTCTGCAGGGCACCGCTCCCTCACCCCGCAGAAGCCTCCGCAGCACGCGGTGCCATAAGCAGTGCAGCGGTAGCACTTGATGATGCTCAAAACAATGACtgtcaaaagaaatataaaagacacTGTGCTTAATGCTATTATTAGATAAAGTGTAATTTCAGAGTATGTCCGAGGACTTTTCACATGTCTCTGAGTATCAGGGAGGATTTTGGAAACCCTGTCCACCACAGCTACTGTAATGGCCACAGAGGCTGACAGTGATGGCTCTCCATTGTCTCGGACCACCACAGTCAGGTTGAAAGTGGTTCCGCTCTCATCTCCCATCTTCCTGGTAGTCCTAATTTCTCCTGTGTGTAGCTCTACTTTAAAGAGGTCCAGGTCAGAAATCTGGGCCAGATGGTAAAAGAGCCAAGCATTTTGCCCAGAGTCTGAGTCCATGGCTATGACTTTAGTGACAAGGTAGCCAGCAGGGGCAGTTCGAGGCACCATTTCAATGGCTGCTGATGAATTGGTTGAGGTAGGGTACAGAATGTGAGGGGCATGGTCATTCACGTCCACTATATACACGTTGGTGGTCACAGTGCTGCTCAGTGGTGGGATCCCCTTGTCCCGGGCCTCCACAGTCACAAAGAACTCCCGAAACTTCTCATAATCAAAAGAGTTGACAGCATAAAGGCTGCCACTGGCACTGTTAATGGAGACATAGGAGGTGACTGGCAGCCCTTGAATCTCCCTCTCCAGGAGGGAGTAGGTCACCTCCGCATTCTCCTTTTCATCTGGGTCTGTGGCTTGCACGGTGCAGAGCAACACCCCTGGCAAATTATTCTCCTCGATGTAGATGGAGTAGGAGTCCTTCAGGAAGCGGGGGGGATTGTCATTGATGTCAGAGATCTCAACCTGCAGTGTCCGCTGGGATGTGAGCTGTGGTACTCCCCCATCAGTGGCGGTCACTGTGATGTTGTAGGCAGCCACCAGTTCCCTGTCCAGGGGGCCACCCACCACCAGTGTGTAGGAGTTTCCAAAGCCATTCAGTCGGAAAGGCAGtgtggcctccaggcccaggctcaCTTTCCGGTTGAGACCTGAGTCTTGGTCATTGACACTGAGAAGGGCCACAACGGTGTTGGGGGGAGCATCCTCGGGCACTGGGCTGTACAGGTCCGTGAGCACCACCTCTGGTGCATTATCATTCACGTCCACGATGTCCACCAGCACCTTGCAGTGACCCACCATGGGCACTGGACCCCGGTCAGTGGCCTGCACATAGATCTGGTAGGAAGAGGCCTCCTCATAATCCAGCGCTCCACTTACCCGCACTTCCCCCAGGCGGGCGTCGATGCTGAAGAGCTGCCTCTCCCGGTCCGACGTGTAGCTGCTCAAGGAGTATGTGAGCTCGCCATTGGAGCCCTCATCCGGGTCTGAGGCATTCAGCTTCACCACCAACGTGCCGGGGGGCGCGTCCTCCCGAAGCTGGACGCGGTAAGTGGACTGGTCGAAGGCAGGAGAATTGTCGTTAGTGTCCAGGACACGCACAGAGATCTGCGCGGTGCCCGAGCGGGCTGGGCTGCCCCCGTCCACAGCTGTGAGAACCAGGTGGTGCAAGACTGCCTGCTCGCGGTCTAGGCCCTTACGCAGCACCAGCTCCAGTACCTTACTGTTCTCCTGCAGGGGTTTCAGGTCCAACTCGAAGTGCTCGCTGGGGCTGAGCTCGTAGGTCCGCACCGAGTTGGTGCCCACGTCGGGGTCCTGCGCGCTCTCTATGTGAAAGCGCGCTCCAGGTGCCACCGATTCGCTGACCTGAAGCTGGTAGTCGGGCCGCGGGAAGCGCGGCGAGTTGTCGTTGATGTCCAGCACCTCCACCTCCACGGCGCTCACCGCTACGGGGCTGTGCGCCAGCACTTCGAGGCTGAGCAGGCAGCGAGGCCGCTGCTCGCACAGCGCCTCCCGGTCAATGCGCTCGTTGACGAAGAGCGCTCCACTGGTCAGGTCCAGCTCAAGGTAGCGCGGGCTGGGCGCACCCAGGTGGTTGATGCGCAGGCAGCCCGGCCCCAAGCGCCGCAGCTCCAGCCCCAGCGCGCGAGCCACGTTGCCCACAAGCGCGCCGGGTGTCTGCTCCTCAGGCACCGAGTATCGCAGCTGGGAGGCCGCTGGGCcaggcagcagcagtagcagcaggagaagcagcagcagccaggACATGGGCGGCCGGAGTCGGGGATGCTCTGTCGCCCCAGGTCTGGTGCTCGCCAGCTCCATAGCCACCGGCCGCGGCGGAGGCAGCCGGGCAGGGCCGGAGGCGGCAGCTTCCCCAGCCGAGCGGCACGCCTGGGCCGCGCCTCCGCCTCCGCTCGTGCCGCCCTGCGCCCGCTCCCCCACGCCTCACGCGCCGGCAAACGCTAGCAAACGCCGGGGGCCGCTCCCTTCGTGGGCCCTCCGGAGGGCTCCTGGCCCCGCCGCCTGCGCTGAATTCCCATATCCCAGCTCCTCCGCTCGCCTCGGAGTCGCTCAGCCCGGCTTCGTTTCCTGCCGCCGCCGCCGTTGCTGGTCCAGGGGGAGGGGATAGGAagcagaaggggagggggaggaatgcTCAGCAAGTCCGGCTCCGATTCCGCACCGAGGTGGCGGGCGGCGACCCGGACTGCCCAGTCGCTCCAGccactccagccccagctccttcACCCCGGACCCGCCGGATCGCAGCAGACTGCAGGGACACGGCCACTccctttctccctgcccccactgtccTGTTCAGCCAGTCTCCACAGTTCCTCGGCTGCTGAATGGGTCTTGTAAGGAGATTATTCTAGGAAAAGCAGTTAAGTCTCTAGAATTCGGAATATCAGCTCCCAGGAAAAGATTTCCAAGCGCAAGTCAAGAAAATACACCGAGGGCCTTGGCTAAGTAC
Encoded proteins:
- the LOC130852211 gene encoding protocadherin alpha-C2 isoform X1, whose product is MELASTRPGATEHPRLRPPMSWLLLLLLLLLLLPGPAASQLRYSVPEEQTPGALVGNVARALGLELRRLGPGCLRINHLGAPSPRYLELDLTSGALFVNERIDREALCEQRPRCLLSLEVLAHSPVAVSAVEVEVLDINDNSPRFPRPDYQLQVSESVAPGARFHIESAQDPDVGTNSVRTYELSPSEHFELDLKPLQENSKVLELVLRKGLDREQAVLHHLVLTAVDGGSPARSGTAQISVRVLDTNDNSPAFDQSTYRVQLREDAPPGTLVVKLNASDPDEGSNGELTYSLSSYTSDRERQLFSIDARLGEVRVSGALDYEEASSYQIYVQATDRGPVPMVGHCKVLVDIVDVNDNAPEVVLTDLYSPVPEDAPPNTVVALLSVNDQDSGLNRKVSLGLEATLPFRLNGFGNSYTLVVGGPLDRELVAAYNITVTATDGGVPQLTSQRTLQVEISDINDNPPRFLKDSYSIYIEENNLPGVLLCTVQATDPDEKENAEVTYSLLEREIQGLPVTSYVSINSASGSLYAVNSFDYEKFREFFVTVEARDKGIPPLSSTVTTNVYIVDVNDHAPHILYPTSTNSSAAIEMVPRTAPAGYLVTKVIAMDSDSGQNAWLFYHLAQISDLDLFKVELHTGEIRTTRKMGDESGTTFNLTVVVRDNGEPSLSASVAITVAVVDRVSKILPDTQRHVKSPRTYSEITLYLIIALSTVSFIFLLTVIVLSIIKCYRCTAYGTACCGGFCGVRERCPAELYKQANNNIDARIPHGLKVQPHFIEVRGNGSLTKTYCYKACLTAGSGSDTFMFYNTGAQTGPGPGGAQAAAGDSRHLTGQSGQSAGNLIILKNEAVTQNEPRQPNPDWRYSASLRAGMHSSVHLEEAGILRAGPGGPDQQWPTVSSATPEPEAGEVSPPVGAGVNSNSWTFKYGPGNPKQSGPGELPDKFIIPGSPAIISIRQEPTNSQIDKSDFITFGKKEETKKKKKKKKGNKTQEKKEKGNSTTDNSDQ